In Apostichopus japonicus isolate 1M-3 chromosome 3, ASM3797524v1, whole genome shotgun sequence, a single genomic region encodes these proteins:
- the LOC139965814 gene encoding peptide methionine sulfoxide reductase-like isoform X2 produces the protein MFWNNHDSTSCHNRQYMSAIFFHGEEQKALAEKTRDEHQKTLKRKIQTVIKPAETFYDAEDYHQKYMLRQHRSLLQSLNFAPKELIKSHSAARLNGYVAGFGKKDNFEKEVEVLALNDEQANYVRSVLGRGGRH, from the exons ATGTTCTGGAACAACCACGACAGTACTTCTTGCCACAACAGACAGTATATGTCGGCCATCTTTTTCCATGGTGAGGAGCAGAAGGCACTCGCAGAGAAGACGAGGGATGAACACCAGAAGACCTTGAAGAGGAAGATTCAGACAGTGATCAAACCGGCTGAGACATTCTACGATGCTGAAGA CTACCATCAGAAGTACATGCTCCGTCAGCACCGCTCCCTCCTGCAGAGTTTGAACTTTGCCCCCAAGGAACTGATCAAATCTCACTCCGCTGCCCGTCTCAACGGATACGTGGCTGGCTTTGGCAAGAAGGACAACTTTGAGAAGGAGGTGGAGGTGCTGGCTCTGAACGATGAGCAGGCTAACTATGTCAGGAGTGTTCTTGGCAGAGGTGGTAGACATTAA
- the LOC139965814 gene encoding peptide methionine sulfoxide reductase-like isoform X1 — MGDHTETVDLEFDPSETSYEDLLTMFWNNHDSTSCHNRQYMSAIFFHGEEQKALAEKTRDEHQKTLKRKIQTVIKPAETFYDAEDYHQKYMLRQHRSLLQSLNFAPKELIKSHSAARLNGYVAGFGKKDNFEKEVEVLALNDEQANYVRSVLGRGGRH, encoded by the exons AT GGGGGACCACACTGAAACGGTCGATCTCGAGTTTGACCCTTCAGAGACCAGCTACGAGGATCTGCTCACCATGTTCTGGAACAACCACGACAGTACTTCTTGCCACAACAGACAGTATATGTCGGCCATCTTTTTCCATGGTGAGGAGCAGAAGGCACTCGCAGAGAAGACGAGGGATGAACACCAGAAGACCTTGAAGAGGAAGATTCAGACAGTGATCAAACCGGCTGAGACATTCTACGATGCTGAAGA CTACCATCAGAAGTACATGCTCCGTCAGCACCGCTCCCTCCTGCAGAGTTTGAACTTTGCCCCCAAGGAACTGATCAAATCTCACTCCGCTGCCCGTCTCAACGGATACGTGGCTGGCTTTGGCAAGAAGGACAACTTTGAGAAGGAGGTGGAGGTGCTGGCTCTGAACGATGAGCAGGCTAACTATGTCAGGAGTGTTCTTGGCAGAGGTGGTAGACATTAA